In a single window of the Silurus meridionalis isolate SWU-2019-XX chromosome 8, ASM1480568v1, whole genome shotgun sequence genome:
- the syne3 gene encoding nesprin-3, translating into MPMTQQEQNEFRESWEDAQAWMQAVQERLKINDNTDGPRAALEARLKETEKIHESEQEGRMKVDVVLVAADALLKNGDEELKNQTHLKLKELKTLWEETSTYIIHCHSRIEWVWLHWNEYLKAYEEFNMWLVKVQRVVEPQLELQLGLREKLWQLEHHRVICSDLKAKEQLLERLLDEASTLYNRTQDPSVDEGAQNALQEAYNDIRTRAEERLALVEKVAEEHQRHQNGVRDFQKWLVSKTEEVTLFQEVEDVSEERVQALKRLDTSVVLKEESLLNIEDQVEAVKANTSPAGAELIREEVEHLRLAWQQLRQTLMDLHADLKGSMDAQKEYQGRREELEEGIKKLRVLVHEMSLRLENRDGERTEENMVAQWKSYTDARTVLSAEEPRVELLKLQLKELYRFPHDSREVADEVLSVLKEYRSVKGRTCRLYSESETALKQLLQDPLHAFSHWSQQASQMLDNSAEVTDFAHVALLVQNIEKLLKDSVQLQERLSLLQVKADLLSAVFGEEKARGLLEELSADMRKREQLHSQLLQRRLRLQELISTTKNFGDAHHSIHQKLLSIKERFHTADGLQPDILAKKSQADQLKILKKDLEDCEAHITALETLVSSSPANRSKFERLSADWKLLYKSVRVKANESEKSISEHESFHDTLLNMEKWLMVMRQKLESFRGANGEWSVENRRHEAERALGEFPEKELQLHRAEAQGHGVLQKTSEEGGVHIQRDLRRLRESWMALHALSLNLYRLLNGHGASGDASDLLEGSGGSTIQLRPEDCSGFEVDLQITEGSQTDGGSGGAKAFGKSVPRQDDASQTEDGQFSRPGGIQGVWRRETRGHSGLVDEVDSVAVGRGFQGIGEQKGGGHAHGAGGGPGNRGRTREWVEEHSSGREMVKVLNEGHYACDSSNADVRPKQVSAFTHVSVASAHGFTDPKQVIERRSDWKSQREEFDAWLGRENERLARIMNQSALSTKELKIRRNALKDLRAGVAWGQAQFQQLLSSWQAEAGPEDMDLEELRYRWMLYKSKLKDAESVKAPIALQGERIQQEELIRSGKESCCGFLYRVCRVALPLQLLLLALLLFAFLLPLMDEGTSCSLSNNFARSFNIMLRYHGPPPT; encoded by the exons ATGCCCATGACCCAGCAGGAGCAGAATGAGTTCAGGGAGAGTTGGGAGGACGCGCAGGCATGGATGCAGGCCGTCCAGGAAAGACTCAAGATCAATGACAACACAGACGGACCCCGAGCGGCTCTGGAGGCCCGGCTGAAAGAGACGGAG AAAATCCACGAGTCGGAGCAGGAGGGCCGTATGAAAGTGGACGTGGTCCTGGTGGCCGCGGACGCTCTGCTCAAGAACGGAGACGAGGAGCTGAAGAACCAGACTCACCTCAAACTGAAGGAGTTAAAGACCCTCTGGGAGGAGACGTCCACCTACATCATCCACTGCCACAG CCGTATCGAGTGGGTGTGGCTGCACTGGAACGAGTACCTGAAGGCTTACGAGGAGTTCAACATGTGGCTGGTGAAGGTGCAGCGGGTGGTGGAGCCTCAGCTAGAGCTGCAGCTGGGTCTGCGGGAAAAGCTGTGGCAGCTGGAGCATCACCGCGTCATCTGCAGCGACTTGAAGGCCAAGGAACAGCTGCTGGAGCGCCTGCTGGATGAGGCGTCCACCCTGTACAACCGCACCCAGGACCCCAGCGTGGACGAGGGCGCTCAGAACGCACTGCAAGAGGCGTACAATGACATCCGTACCAGGGCAGAG GAGAGGCTTGCACTGGTGGAAAAGGTGGCAGAGGAGCACCAGCGGCACCAAAACGGCGTTCGCGACTTCCAAAAGTGGTTGGTGTCGAAAACAGAAGAAGTGACTCTCTTCCAGGAGGTAGAGGACGTCTCGGAGGAGCGTGTGCAAGCCCTGAAG CGCCTGGATACCAGCGTGGTCCTTAAAGAAGAGTCGCTGCTGAACATCGAAGACCAGGTCGAGGCTGTAAAAGCTAACACGTCGCCCGCGGGAGCCGAGCTAATCAGGGAGGAGGTGGAACATCTGCGACTGGCATGGCAGCAGCTGCGGCAGACACTGATGGACCTCCACGCCGATCTGAAGGGCTCTATGGACGCCCAGAAAGAGTACCAGGGCCGGCGCGAAGAACTGGAGGAAGGCATCAAGAAGCTTCGAGTGCTCGTGCATGAAATGAGCCTGCGCCTGGAGAATAGGGATGGAGAGAGGACCGAGGAGAACATGGTGGCTCAGTGGAAGAGCTATACA GACGCGAGGACCGTCCTCTCGGCCGAAGAGCCTCGGGTCGAGCTCCTCAAACTCCAGCTGAAGGAGCTCTACCGCTTCCCACACGATTCCCGAGAAGTTGCGGATGAAGTCCTGTCGGTGCTGAAAGAGTATCGGAG tgtgaaaGGACGTACGTGTCGGCTGTACTCGGAAAGCGAAACGGCCCTAAAGCAGCTCCTACAGGATCCCCTGCATGCCTTCAGTCATTGGAGTCAGCAGGCGTCTCAGATGCTCGACAACTCGGCTGAAGTCACAGACTTCGCCCACGTCGCTTTGCTCGTGCAGAATATCGAG AAGCTGCTGAAAGACAGCGTGCAGCTGCAGGAGAGACTCAGCTTGCTGCAGGTGAAAGCCGACCTGCTGAGCGCCGTGTTTGGTGAGGAGAAAGCCCGGGGCCTGCTGGAGGAGCTCAGTGCAGACATGAGGAAGCGAGAACAGCTTCACAGCCAACTTCTGCAAAGGAGACTTCGACTGCAG GAATTAATATCAACCACCAAGAACTTTGGTGATGCTCACCACTCTATTCACCAGAAGCTCCTGTCTATAAAGGAAAGATTTCACACAGCAGACGGACTCCAACCTGATATCCTGGCTAAGAAAAGTCAGGCTGACCAACTGAAG ATCCTTAAGAAAGATCTAGAAGACTGTGAGGCTCACATCACCGCCCTGGAGACGCTCGTCTCGTCCAGCCCTGCTAACAGGTCCAAGTTCGAGCGTCTTTCCGCAGACTGGAAGCTGCTCTATAAATCCGTTCGG GTGAAGGCGAACGAAAGCGAGAAGAGCATTTCGGAGCATGAGAGTTTCCATGACACTCTCCTGAACATGGAGAAATGGCTGATGGTCATGCGGCAGAAGCTGGAGTCGTTCCGAGGAGCGAACGGAGAGTGGAGCGTGGAGAACCGGCGTCACGAAGCAGAG AGGGCGCTGGGCGAGTTTCCCGAAAAGGAGCTGCAGCTGCACAGGGCCGAGGCGCAGGGACACGGCGTTCTGCAGAAAACCTCAGAGGAGGGTGGAGTTCACATTCAGCGTGACCTCCGGCGCCTGCGGGAGTCCTGGATGGCTCTTCATGCGCTCAGTCTGAACCTGTACAG GCTCCTGAATGGACACGGTGCCTCAGGTGACGCGTCCGATTTGCTGGAGGGAAGTGGCGGATCCACAATCCAACTCCGACCTGAAGATTGCTCAGGATTCGAGGTCGACCTTCAGATTACTGAGGGCTCGCAGACGGATGGAGGATCGGGCGGCGCGAAGGCTTTCGGGAAATCGGTCCCCAGACAGGACGATGCGTCTCAAACGGAGGACGGCCAGTTCAGCCGCCCGGGTGGAATCCAGGGTGTCTGGAGACGGGAAACGAGAGGCCATTCGGGATTGGTTGATGAAGTGGACTCGGTTGCAGTGGGACGTGGATTTCAGGGTATTGGAGAGCAGAAAGGTGGAGGACACGCCCACGGGGCGGGAGGTGGACCCGGGAATCGAGGGAGAACAAGGGAATGGGTTGAAGAGCACTCATCCGGAAGAGAAATGGTCAAAGTGCTGAACGAAGGCCACTATGCATGCGATTCATCGAATGCAGACGTTCGACCGAAACAGGTGTCCGCGTTTACGCACGTTTCAGTGGCTTCGGCTCACGGTTTCACAGACCCCAAACAG gTAATAGAGCGCAGATCTGACTGGAAATCTCAGAGGGAGGAGTTTGACGCCTGGCTGGGCAGAGAAAACGAGAGACTCGCGAGGATCATGAATCAAAGCGCTCTGAGCACCAAAGAACTGAAGATAAGACGGAACGCACTCAAG GACCTGCGTGCTGGCGTAGCGTGGGGTCAAGCTCAGTTTCAGCAGCTGCTCAGCTCCTGGCAGGCTGAAGCAGGACCCGAGGATATGGACCTGGAGGAGCTGCGTTACAGATGGATGCTTTATAAATCCAAACTGAAGGACGCCGAGAGCGTCAAAGCTCCGATCGCACTCCAG GGTGAGAGAATCCAGCAGGAGGAGCTCATCCGGTCTGGaaag GAGAGCTGCTGCGGGTTCCTGTACCGCGTGTGTCGCGTGGCTCTCCCTCTGCAGCTGCTGCTCCTCGCGCTGCTGCTCTTCGCCTTCCTCCTGCCCCTGATGGACGAGGGCACGAGCTGCTCGCTGTCCAACAACTTCGCCCGCTCCTTCAACATCATGCTGCGCTACCATGGCCCACCAcccacctaa